CAGCAGAAATCACCAGAACTGACTTCTCTAATTCAGAGCGTTGTATCTGACTCGAGATGGAGTCCCAATAATTTTGTTGTCGTCATGCTAGATTACATGAATTCCGGAGGCTATCAAGACCGAAATAGCATAAAGGGTGCTTTCGGATCACGCTTTTCACAAGAAGAACTCCCCCGACTTTTTGTGGAATACAAGATTCCATTAGAAGAGGATGAAGTCTACAACTTTGCATACGAGAAAGATATCATCATTGACCACAACCAAGTAGAAACCGATTTAACTGACTTTCCAGTGATGGTGGAGCTTTTTGACAGTGATTTGAAGACAAAGGTTCAGCCCGATGGTGATGATATTGCATTCCGAATGGGTGATACAGCTCTAGATTACGAAATTGAGTATTTCGACCAGGACTACAGCCCAACTGAAGCTCATCTAGTGGCTTGGGTGAAGGTTCCTTACTTATCATGGTTGGCGGATACCACCATAACGATGATGTATGGTAATCCTAATGCAAAGTCCGCGAGTTCTGTCAGGGTATGGGAGTCCTATGCTACTGTGCATCATATGAACGAGAACCCGAGTGGAACTCTCTTCGATAGTACTTCCAACAACCATCTAGGCACTTCATATGGGACTCAAGGTTCAGAGGATTCGGTAAGCGGTCAAATCGACAGCGGCATAGACTTTGATGATGAACAAAATGATGTCATAGGGATTGGACAAATCTATACCGATGACTGGACTGAATTCACCATGAGTGCTTGGGTTCGAGAAGAAGAGAGCCACGATTGCAGAGTCTTCTCAAAATCCGATACTACTACTCCTTCAGAACATATCATCACCTTGAGAATCAATGGTATTACTCCCACTTTCAGAATCCGGACAGATGGAAGTGGAGGTTCAGGAGCCAGCTATGAAGCCACAAATTACAATTTGACGCTGAATCAATGGCATTATCTTGCTTGGAGGTGGAGCGCTGCAGACGAGAGATTAGTCGGTTATCTAGATGGCAATGCGATTCTTGATGTAACCCATGATGGTGATACTATCTACGATGCAGTCGAAGTATTCACCTTGGGCAACACCGATTTGGATAATAGCCGATATTTAGATGGCGTAATAGACGAGGCAAGACTTATTCCTGTTGTGCGTTCCCAAGACTGGATTGAAACTGAATACAATAATCAAAAGAATCCGTCTTCTTTCTTCAGCATTTCTTCAGAGCGCGTACTAGGTGATACATGGCAAGACGAAGACAAGGCAACATTGCTCTTTTCTACGAGCTCAGAAGAACCCCTGACGCTTGGTCCCCTTGTGACAATGGATATCGAGGGCTCAGGCAAGTCTCTTGATGATAACATGAATGATGGTACAAGCTTCTATGCTTTCAATGGTTCGAGTTATGTTAACTGGACTGCTAATGTTCTCATTTCACCGCCAAACAGTACCCAATCTATGAACGCTGAAATCGAATATCCTCTGACCCAATGGCGCCCAACCCAAGTAATCAATCCGTTAGGACAGGAAAAAAGTTATGGAACTGATTGGGACTATGATGGTGGAACGGTAACTATCTACAGCTCTGCAGTTGATATCTGGGGCGTTTGGGTTCTTAACTTTGTAAGCTGGAATTATGTTGAGGATTTGCAGCTGGGAATCAGTGGCCAAACACTCTCAGACACAGCAACGCTTAATGTGAGTGACGTTTTGGAACTCCAAGCAACAACGCCCTGGGTAGAAAATGCGAGAACCGGGTTAATACTAACTGACCCCAATGGAGACCTCTGGCATACCGATTATGATGTAACTGGGACCCCAAGTTCCACTTGGCACGTACCCTCATTTGAATATCGCATACCGCTTACCATTTCTTCTTCGCAAGTAGATTCGGATTTGACCAACTTTCCGGTTCTTATGAATTTTGTAGATACGAATCTTCAGGATTCCAACAAAGTCCAGGCTGATGGAAATGATATTGTCTTTGTACAGAACGGCATTATTCTCTCGCATGAAATTGAAAGGTTTGATCAGGCAACCGGCAGGATAACTGCTTGGGTCAAAACGAATCTATCGAGTAGTGTTGATAATAGTCTTTACATGTACTACGGGAATCCCGTGATTGGTTCATGTGAGAGTCGAACCGACGTATGGACAAATGAATACGACGCTGTTTGGCATCTGAATGAGATTGTTTCTGACGAAGGAGATGGCGGCATCCACCAAGACAGCACTTCCACAAGATATGACGGAATTCAGCATGGTAATACCTTTGATCCAGGCATTGCAAGTTACGGTCAGCAGTTTGATGGCACAGACGACTGGATTTCTGTGAACGCGACCGAGGATCTCAATCCCACAGGTGATGTTTCTCTCTCCGGATGGTTTTATCTTGAATCCACTTTCAGTAGTACATCATCCACATCAATGATGATAATGGAGAAATACCTTAGTGGTGATGTTAACTTCCATTTAGCATTGGTGGGAACAGACTACAGCGAGTCCGGTGTTGATGCAGGAAGCTTGGCATTTGGATTCGAAATGGATAATGCCGAATTCACAAAATGGACTACGAAGACATATTGGTCCTCTGGCTGGTATCATTACACTGCTCTCATGGATTCGGATACGCCCGCAAACAACAAGATCTATGTCAATGGAGTAAACAGCACCAATTCTGGTACTGCTGGCAGCGGTGGCACTCCGTCGTTCTTGAGCTTGGACTACTCCGCAGATTGGGGAATTGGAGGGCGTTATGGTGAAGATTCAGAGTTTGGCTCTCCACCTGAACGATTTCTAGACGGAGAGATGGATGAAGTACGAATCTCGAATGCTATTCGCTCATCTGGTTGGATATCAACTGAATATAATAGCCAAAATGACCCCGCTTCATTTGTTCAAAGGGGTAATGAACAACAGAAGACTTCGCCTGATGCCACCTTTACAAAAACCATTGACTCTACTGCTTTAGCTGGAGAATGGACAGCCAGTGTTTACTACAATGATACAGGTACGACAGTTTCAGAGGCAACAGGCTTGTATGAACGCAATTTCATTGTGAAGCATGATAGCTCCTTGCAGCTTCTTCATCCAAGCGATGCTGTTTCTGATGATTTGTCGCTACGAATTGCAGGAGATCTTCTCCAAATTGAGATGAAACTCATCGATGACATATCCTCGGAAGGTGTAAGCGGAGCAACCCTTGAAATCAATTGGACCACATCCGGAAGTCCGACGGATGTGACTCTGGATGAATACGAGAATGGTCGTTATGGTAAGATACTGAATACGTCAGATTTGGGAGACAACAAACGCTGGCGGATTAATGTGTGGTCTACTCATCCTTACTATAATGATGCAACAGACTATTTCGACTTGGATTTGAATCATGAAACAGAATTAACCTATACAAATATCGAAACTACCCCTGTTGGCTACGATTTCACAGCCACTTTGGTTTTCTATGATCTCTACGACGATATTCCCGTAACAGGAGCTTCGATTACCTTTTCAAATGGCACACCTGCCAATGTTGTGGCCGAGGGCTCGGGCCATTACAACATCTCACTATCTACAAGTGGTAAATCACTGGGAGATCACTCTTATGAGTTCGTAGCGTTCAAATCGGGTGCCTTTCTCGAGGATGATACAACAAATGTAACATTCACGCTAAGAAAACACTATACTTCTGTTAGCGTACAAGGAGACCTTGTAACACCATATGGGCAAGATACACCAATCACAGTGGTCATTACAGATTTGGATACTGGTAATGCACTCATTTCTACGAGTTCCGTAGCCTCTTGGACATTTACTTCGGGATACGATCCTATCTCGGAAAATTCACCGCCTGACTTTGATGTGTCTCTTACCACAAGCTCTTGGCTGGTAGGAACTGAGACAGTTACCTTATCGGTCACGATGAGTGGTAACTACTACGATCCATCTACCCATCAGTTCAATGTGGATATACGCAAACACTACACTTCTGTTACAGTTCTTGGTGATTTAATCACCCCTCATGGATTCAACACACCCGTCACTGTTGTGATAACGGACACTGATACAGGACTTGCGCTCGGCACCACTGCTGATGTCTCATCATGGTCATTTACTTCCAGTTACTCTCCGGTTTCAGAGGCTTCGCCAGAAGATTTTGATGTTACGTTAACTACCAATTCGTGGGCATTGGGAGTTGAGACATTGACTCTTTCAGTTACAATGAGTGGTATCTATGAGAATCCTACAAATTATCAGTTTGATGTAGAGATTCGTAAGCATTACACATCTGTGAGTGTCCAAGGGGATCTTGTTACTCCGTATGGACAGACAACACCAGTGACAGTTGTTTTGTCGGATATGGATACTGGAAACACTCTGGGAACCACATCTTCTGTTGCTTCGTGGAGCTTTACGTCAAGTTATCCTGTGGTGACCGAAACGCCGCCCGGTGATTTTGCAGTATCAATTACCACAGATACTTGGAACGTAGGAATCGAGACAGTCACACTTTCCGTAGCTATGAGTGGAATATACTTCGATTCTGCCAATTACAACTTCGACATAGAAATCCGAAACCATCGAATTGCGTCTTCTGTTATTGGAGAGTTTGTGACCCCTCATGGACAAATCACGGATGTGACTGTGTCACTAACAGACCTTGATACCGGAGCGAAACTAGCGAATACAGATAATGTTTCGTCATGGACCTTTAGCTCTGGCTTTGATCCCGTGTCGGAGACCAACCCAACTGACTTCGACGTTTCATTGACAACAGATACCTGGTCGCTTGGGATTGAAACCGTTACGCTATCTATCACGATGAATGGAAATTATGATAATCCTCAGGATATTCAATTTGATATCCAAATTCGTCAACACTACACATCCGTTACAATTACAGGAGATTTATTGACTCCACATGGATTTGACACTGCGATTGTGGTCGTAATCACTGATACAGACAACGGCTCTGTGCTTGTGGACACTTCTGATATCTCCTCATGGACATTTGATTGGGGAACTAGTTCAGATTCTGAGACTCCGCCGTCTGACTTTGATTACACCTTGACGACCAACACATGGGATTTGGGAGTTCGATCAGTAACCCTATCTGTAATCATGAGTGGAATCTATGCGAATCCAACGAGTTATCAATTCGATGTTGAGGTCCGGAAGCATTACACTTCTCTTTCCGTTACAGGTGACCTTGTAACGCCATATGGCAACACAACTCCAGTTGAGGTAGTAATAACCGATCTAGATACCAATACGGTCCTAGGAGATACAAACGACATTTCATCTTGGTCTTTCAGTTCCAGTTACGACCCCGATAGTGAATCACCCCCATCTGATTTCCAGGTGACCCTAACGACTGAGGATTGGGCTGTGGGAACAGAGACAGTAACACTATCTGTGACGATGAGTGGCGTATACAACAACCCATCAAACTACGAGTTCGCCGTTCAAATCACAAGTCTGACAACTAGGCTATATCATGAACCTAGTGATTTGCTCTTTCCAACGGGCGATGACTTCGTGATAGTTCTTCAGCTCAATGTGAGCGAACCGGGCACGTATTATGGTAATCCGATAAACAGTTTAGATCCTAGTGACTTTACAGTAACGAATTCGAGCTATACATACCCCGCAACAATCGATTTTCTATCCGACGGAAGATACAACCTTACAATCGATGATGTCGGCCACTTCATCGAAGGTACCTACACAATAACAGTTGAGGTTGATCCAACGAGTTCTATCTATGGGTCATCCGAGGTGATTATAACATTCGAGTATCAACCGGCCAGAAGTGACCTTACGGCAAACCTGTACACCATTTCAACTCCATACAACACCAACGCTACTTTAACGCTTTCTTACTATGATCTTGACAGGGGTTCAGGTATTACAACTGCAACTATTATCGCAAACATTTCTTGGATTTCCTACACTCATGTTGACGGGGGAAATTATGATGTGGAAATAGGCGTTGCAGATTTCAGTCTCGGATCTCATCCTGTTAACCTTACAGCTGATGCCGCTGGATATGCAGCTCGAAGTGTTATTGTAACCGTTGTAGTTACCCAAATACATACTGATGCAGAACCCTCGAAAATCTCAATTGATATGCCTGTAGGGAATACAGAAATTTTCTATATAGACTACAACGATTTGGACAACGATGTAGCCATTCCGGATGCTACCCACACGACAAACTGGAGTGGATCCGTTGCCCTTGATATTACATGGACCGGCAGCAGATACAAGGTGAATCTGACAACAACAGGTTCTGATGAACTGGGCATTTATCTGATTTGGTTCAATTTCACAAAGGGTGAAAACTATCAACCCGGCTACTGCGAAGTGGAAGTCGACATTCGAAGTCACATCACCATTTTCAACCTTGTAACTGCCGTAGAACCGACAGCATTCAATGCTCTCATCAACATCTCAGTGCGATACTATGATTTCGATAACAAAGTTGGAATAGACAGCATTTCCAACATTGAGGATTATGTGTGGAATGGAACTGATTGGATAGCAACCACCCTATTTTCGGAAACTGGAGGAATCTATACTATCCAGATTGATGCAAATCAGTTTGGTCTTGGTCAACAGAGCTTCACCATATTCTTCAATTGGACAGGACCTGTTCAGCAATACGAAAACAAGACCACGTCGGCTTCGGTGAATATTGTTGGAGTGACCTCCGAATTAACACTCCTGACCTCATCAGAACCTACTGCTTACCTCGGGAATATGTCTTACACCATAAGGTATGCAGAGCTTGACAGCGGACAAGGAATTGCAAACACAAGTAATCCAGACTACGAAGATGGAAATGTTTTCATCCACGTTGAATTTGAGGGCGCATCCATTGATTTGTCAGAAGTTGATATTTGGGAGACGGATTATCAAAACAAGCCGGGTCAATACTCAATCAGATTCAATACATCGATTTTCAGTTCAACTGGTCTATTTTATATGAACCTCTACATCAATTGGTCCAAAGGAGTAGATCCTGGATATACAAATCGTACTGATACAATATCGGTGCGAATTCTACCTCGTGATACACTCATTTCAATCGTTCCAGCATCATCAACCGCATACAATGAATATGCAGAGTTTTCATTCACCTACGAAGATACTCTTGCAGGTGAAGACATAGCTAATTCGAGCAAATTGTCGATTTCTCTAAGTCTGAATTCCTCTGAAATCACCTATGACGATGTATCCAAGCTGTTTACTGTAACCTTCAACACCAGCCAGTTTGAATCGCTGGGAGAGAAATCCTTCACTCTCAATATCACTTGGACTGGTACTCCCTTCTATGCAAACCGAACAAATAGGGTTGTATTCGTAACGGTTACGTCTCGTAATACAGTTTTGGATTATCAGGCCCCTCCACCCACCTCATATCGTGAGGTCGTGGATTTCACAGTAACTTGGACCGATATTGCGGGTGTTTCTGCCTTAGGTATCGAAAATGCTACTGTGGTTCTTTATGACGGAGCTTCTCCTATTGCGCAATCATATTACTCAGTAGCAGAATCTGGTGGCGGCGAGTATTCTATCGAGCTTAATACAACTTACAAATCCCACCCCGGGTTTTACACCGTCACTGTCGAGGTTGCTTCCCCTGAATTCTACTACCTCAACGCAACAGCTGATAGAACGCTCAATATTCGACAGAGAATAACGATTTTGACATCTGATCCTGTAGATGACGTTCCATACAACGGAACAATCGAGGTTGTTTTGTATTATCAGGATCTCCTGAGTTTGGCAAATGTGGGCAACACTTCTAATCTTGTCTCCTTTGACATAATAACCGCTGGGAACTGGATATACACCATCAACTGGCGTCAATCGCGCGGGAATTATCTTCTCTTGATTGACACTTCCAACCAAGTTGGTTTAGAAATCGGTGTTCCATATGAGATTCAACTGAATATGAGTTATGCCGATGTTGAACCGTTCTACAGATGGGATGATTTGACAATCGGCTATGAACTAAGACACCGGGCATCTTCTCTCGAGCAATCAGAAGCTCCTATTCAGACACCATACTTGGATTACTCTGACTTTGTTGTCTATTATGGTGACGCAGATGCTGGAACCGGTGTCGAGGGCGGGACCATCTATGTAGTGAAAGGTGGTTCCAGTCTTAACGAGGGAACCGATTTTGTCTATACAGATTCTGGAGGCGGTATATACGAAATATCAGTGAATACTACTGTTTTGGATGGACTTGGAACTACGCAAATCGTAGTCTGGGCAAACTGGACCAGTGGTTCTCCCTACCATAGCAATGCGAGCCTTTCACTAGATTTGCGAGTTGTTAGGCGGTCGACTAACGTAGTTGTTATGATTCCCCCATCAAGAACTAATTTCCTAGAGAACGTAGAGTTTCTTGTTGCATTCTCGGACTTGTCCACGGGCGACTACTTGTCCACTGACAAGAGCTTGATAACAATATACAACGAAGGTGTGGCATTGGATGGTTCTGATTTCACATTCCTTCAATCAGGTGCAGAATACAATTATGAAATCACCATCAATTCTACTGTTCTTTCTTCTGTGCTAGCGTCTGGAATAAATGTCACTATATTCGTCGACTGGCCTGATGCACCCAACTACTATCAGGATGACTCAACGGCGGTTCAAGTGACGATTATTGCTCGTGAAACTGCGCTTTCTATCGACAAACCACAAAGGACGTCGTATGATGAAAATGCGACCTTGAGTTTCCAGTTCTTGGATACGACAAACATTCCAGAGGAAACCATACAAAGCAACCCAACTCTCACGATTATGACCAATCTAACGGAAACCCCTTCTATAGACTATGAAGAGGCGAGTGAAACGTTTACTATTTCGTTCGATACTTCACAGTTTGCAGATGTGGGAGTCCATTTCTTCTATATCAATGTGACTTGGGCTGGAACGCCATTCTATGAGAATCGGACGCTTCAAGTTTCTTCTGTGAATGTCATATACAGAGAAACCCAAGTGAATTTCGATGCTCCTATACCAACCCCGTACAATGATACTGTTGCTTTCAATGTGACATACCTTGATGTCGCTGGTGGAACGGAGATTGGTATTTCTGAGGCAAATCTGACGATGTACTATGCTGGCTCTCCCATTCCAGCTCAATACACCCAAGCTACGCCTGATGGTTCTGGGCTATTTGGGGTTGAATTAGACACTAACTTCTTTACAGAGCCAGGTTCTTATGAGCTCAATGCCAGCTTGGTGTATACCGGAACCGAATTCCGTTCCGACGCCTACGCTTCGAGAACTCTCGTAGTACGATTCAGAGGAACTATTCTCTCTGCAGACCCTGTTGGTCCGATAGGATACGAAACGCAAATCATAACTTCCCTGCAATTCCAGGATCAGCTTACTTTCGAATCGATTGGCAATCTATCGTCCCAAACGTCTCTGACCGTTGTTAACGATACTGGCACACCATGGGTGTTTTCTGTACAGTGGCAACCTTCGACAGAAACCTATGAATT
The Candidatus Lokiarchaeota archaeon DNA segment above includes these coding regions:
- a CDS encoding DUF2341 domain-containing protein; amino-acid sequence: QQKSPELTSLIQSVVSDSRWSPNNFVVVMLDYMNSGGYQDRNSIKGAFGSRFSQEELPRLFVEYKIPLEEDEVYNFAYEKDIIIDHNQVETDLTDFPVMVELFDSDLKTKVQPDGDDIAFRMGDTALDYEIEYFDQDYSPTEAHLVAWVKVPYLSWLADTTITMMYGNPNAKSASSVRVWESYATVHHMNENPSGTLFDSTSNNHLGTSYGTQGSEDSVSGQIDSGIDFDDEQNDVIGIGQIYTDDWTEFTMSAWVREEESHDCRVFSKSDTTTPSEHIITLRINGITPTFRIRTDGSGGSGASYEATNYNLTLNQWHYLAWRWSAADERLVGYLDGNAILDVTHDGDTIYDAVEVFTLGNTDLDNSRYLDGVIDEARLIPVVRSQDWIETEYNNQKNPSSFFSISSERVLGDTWQDEDKATLLFSTSSEEPLTLGPLVTMDIEGSGKSLDDNMNDGTSFYAFNGSSYVNWTANVLISPPNSTQSMNAEIEYPLTQWRPTQVINPLGQEKSYGTDWDYDGGTVTIYSSAVDIWGVWVLNFVSWNYVEDLQLGISGQTLSDTATLNVSDVLELQATTPWVENARTGLILTDPNGDLWHTDYDVTGTPSSTWHVPSFEYRIPLTISSSQVDSDLTNFPVLMNFVDTNLQDSNKVQADGNDIVFVQNGIILSHEIERFDQATGRITAWVKTNLSSSVDNSLYMYYGNPVIGSCESRTDVWTNEYDAVWHLNEIVSDEGDGGIHQDSTSTRYDGIQHGNTFDPGIASYGQQFDGTDDWISVNATEDLNPTGDVSLSGWFYLESTFSSTSSTSMMIMEKYLSGDVNFHLALVGTDYSESGVDAGSLAFGFEMDNAEFTKWTTKTYWSSGWYHYTALMDSDTPANNKIYVNGVNSTNSGTAGSGGTPSFLSLDYSADWGIGGRYGEDSEFGSPPERFLDGEMDEVRISNAIRSSGWISTEYNSQNDPASFVQRGNEQQKTSPDATFTKTIDSTALAGEWTASVYYNDTGTTVSEATGLYERNFIVKHDSSLQLLHPSDAVSDDLSLRIAGDLLQIEMKLIDDISSEGVSGATLEINWTTSGSPTDVTLDEYENGRYGKILNTSDLGDNKRWRINVWSTHPYYNDATDYFDLDLNHETELTYTNIETTPVGYDFTATLVFYDLYDDIPVTGASITFSNGTPANVVAEGSGHYNISLSTSGKSLGDHSYEFVAFKSGAFLEDDTTNVTFTLRKHYTSVSVQGDLVTPYGQDTPITVVITDLDTGNALISTSSVASWTFTSGYDPISENSPPDFDVSLTTSSWLVGTETVTLSVTMSGNYYDPSTHQFNVDIRKHYTSVTVLGDLITPHGFNTPVTVVITDTDTGLALGTTADVSSWSFTSSYSPVSEASPEDFDVTLTTNSWALGVETLTLSVTMSGIYENPTNYQFDVEIRKHYTSVSVQGDLVTPYGQTTPVTVVLSDMDTGNTLGTTSSVASWSFTSSYPVVTETPPGDFAVSITTDTWNVGIETVTLSVAMSGIYFDSANYNFDIEIRNHRIASSVIGEFVTPHGQITDVTVSLTDLDTGAKLANTDNVSSWTFSSGFDPVSETNPTDFDVSLTTDTWSLGIETVTLSITMNGNYDNPQDIQFDIQIRQHYTSVTITGDLLTPHGFDTAIVVVITDTDNGSVLVDTSDISSWTFDWGTSSDSETPPSDFDYTLTTNTWDLGVRSVTLSVIMSGIYANPTSYQFDVEVRKHYTSLSVTGDLVTPYGNTTPVEVVITDLDTNTVLGDTNDISSWSFSSSYDPDSESPPSDFQVTLTTEDWAVGTETVTLSVTMSGVYNNPSNYEFAVQITSLTTRLYHEPSDLLFPTGDDFVIVLQLNVSEPGTYYGNPINSLDPSDFTVTNSSYTYPATIDFLSDGRYNLTIDDVGHFIEGTYTITVEVDPTSSIYGSSEVIITFEYQPARSDLTANLYTISTPYNTNATLTLSYYDLDRGSGITTATIIANISWISYTHVDGGNYDVEIGVADFSLGSHPVNLTADAAGYAARSVIVTVVVTQIHTDAEPSKISIDMPVGNTEIFYIDYNDLDNDVAIPDATHTTNWSGSVALDITWTGSRYKVNLTTTGSDELGIYLIWFNFTKGENYQPGYCEVEVDIRSHITIFNLVTAVEPTAFNALINISVRYYDFDNKVGIDSISNIEDYVWNGTDWIATTLFSETGGIYTIQIDANQFGLGQQSFTIFFNWTGPVQQYENKTTSASVNIVGVTSELTLLTSSEPTAYLGNMSYTIRYAELDSGQGIANTSNPDYEDGNVFIHVEFEGASIDLSEVDIWETDYQNKPGQYSIRFNTSIFSSTGLFYMNLYINWSKGVDPGYTNRTDTISVRILPRDTLISIVPASSTAYNEYAEFSFTYEDTLAGEDIANSSKLSISLSLNSSEITYDDVSKLFTVTFNTSQFESLGEKSFTLNITWTGTPFYANRTNRVVFVTVTSRNTVLDYQAPPPTSYREVVDFTVTWTDIAGVSALGIENATVVLYDGASPIAQSYYSVAESGGGEYSIELNTTYKSHPGFYTVTVEVASPEFYYLNATADRTLNIRQRITILTSDPVDDVPYNGTIEVVLYYQDLLSLANVGNTSNLVSFDIITAGNWIYTINWRQSRGNYLLLIDTSNQVGLEIGVPYEIQLNMSYADVEPFYRWDDLTIGYELRHRASSLEQSEAPIQTPYLDYSDFVVYYGDADAGTGVEGGTIYVVKGGSSLNEGTDFVYTDSGGGIYEISVNTTVLDGLGTTQIVVWANWTSGSPYHSNASLSLDLRVVRRSTNVVVMIPPSRTNFLENVEFLVAFSDLSTGDYLSTDKSLITIYNEGVALDGSDFTFLQSGAEYNYEITINSTVLSSVLASGINVTIFVDWPDAPNYYQDDSTAVQVTIIARETALSIDKPQRTSYDENATLSFQFLDTTNIPEETIQSNPTLTIMTNLTETPSIDYEEASETFTISFDTSQFADVGVHFFYINVTWAGTPFYENRTLQVSSVNVIYRETQVNFDAPIPTPYNDTVAFNVTYLDVAGGTEIGISEANLTMYYAGSPIPAQYTQATPDGSGLFGVELDTNFFTEPGSYELNASLVYTGTEFRSDAYASRTLVVRFRGTILSADPVGPIGYETQIITSLQFQDQLTFESIGNLSSQTSLTVVNDTGTPWVFSVQWQPSTETYELAVETEGQTLDVGVSYSLRVNMTYLYQSPYYLHDETYIFFSIRKRTSLLSVPEPPTPTAYNELAVFEIYYEDTDVQQGISGASILLESLLIDTDYFVSTGTPGTYIVSLNTSSLGGLGIFIVNVTADWLNTAEPYHNDASRNVTISVTRRNAEVEILSPPGQARFLDNFTFTFAYTDKAGSSESRIYITPDDIDIYANGSLLLDSEYSMTGIMDSAFRIVINSTVLAPTLVSDYNVTVVVDWTDSLAPYYEDDQTELSFTSVRRNMGITLGQIQTTPLGDNMTVNFSLKDNIKKTPVEGAVILFDCTTVSLEEGSSYWITEGTGSLAGVYNVTVFTSALGGIGDFTFNLDVHWIPTSSPYYSNLSTIAVTGSVDLIWTSLQNDVPTPSSVNITDYVKVVVYFRDLDHGQIGINGSSIDVAYVSTGLEPSNLLVNRTGPGIYEITFNTIDLNETGAYTLSIIASKWPYESREVNPTFTVSVIATVLTPGKETIQIPWRQSAPFNVSYEDLLHENLTTGASVTYSWSGGDGTLTEQGTTGIYATSVDTTAAGSGTHVITITAAKDKFRTSITTVTLVILTIPSDMIAYEPVELVNEIPRGSPVNITIYLNDTTYDQPIADEWVVDIYAILEGKNYPLAYNGTAGYYSTTIPGADTELPISFYTIRISSVITNYNPASFSFKIDLLQTLTTLHMHGLTNRTMNAVYFEQVEFELNYTEKFSGVTIDLANVTWAIPDAAISGSFANLGNGLWHTDFDTAEVGYGTWGFTFRALPDNPILAATTTTLTLTIKRIPTEALNPSPLTVVWGWKGNISFTYYDSHFETGVAGADTEYSWGPVKGSAIDTGNGTYLVPVDTTLLTTGDRHSVLISFAKGNYQESNGGIQIAVQEIPTEVVIQPPIDNMIESSRTNLQVPIGDTLTVQLFYNDTDDTEEYVGGIENATLLPESSFSGQTFNGKWDFPLVELGAGWYSFTFDTTNSSIYDIADWTPGVEYTYYVALQLENRTLVEVSISIRVVEIPAELIFPELDAQNPFVQFPYGQTVAVKVYYNDTWIGHSDSRGIEDATILGEFGEGIVKVDRVVEDGNGYYTVYLFAEAPLVPLGISEDLTLGTVSANKSTYSDAKLELRVNVIPTQGQQSMDTALRLGTPISLFIILLLVAYIKVWSIPKRLRQINGQIKSLEKGKIPSPIDEAKSRQDLVAELFNDTFREVQVTRTPESMPSEAVEIEVPELGELLVMLSILTHLSPEELEDFKGDIDKMKPSEKAAFIKEVIQQEAIRAAKRENKDTDAIIEEVREEARKQLRGEEIEEEPEDIPEVKEVEQVERLLLEEEISEKKIIAEEDEITERESDFLSPYELEELRKDLEKRGVPAHEIDTIIKQAERLSRDLVRELLASLDENKE